In the Gammaproteobacteria bacterium genome, one interval contains:
- a CDS encoding polymer-forming cytoskeletal protein yields MWGKKKRRTEKVDSLIGQHTTIQGNINFTGGLHVDGTVKGNVASDSGAGDGSSLSISNHGTVEGDIRVPFAEINGVVLGNVHATDHISLAAGARITGNIHYSMMEVAVGAQVNGKLLRMREEEEVSGLESQGKELPFESEAEEN; encoded by the coding sequence ATGTGGGGAAAAAAGAAGCGCAGGACCGAAAAAGTGGACAGCCTGATCGGCCAGCACACCACGATCCAGGGGAACATCAATTTTACCGGCGGTCTGCACGTGGACGGCACCGTCAAGGGGAATGTCGCCTCGGACAGCGGAGCGGGAGACGGCTCTTCCCTCTCCATCAGCAATCACGGCACCGTAGAAGGGGACATCCGGGTGCCTTTCGCGGAAATCAACGGGGTAGTGCTCGGGAATGTGCACGCCACCGATCATATTTCGCTTGCCGCCGGCGCCCGGATCACGGGCAATATCCACTACAGCATGATGGAGGTGGCCGTCGGCGCGCAAGTGAACGGCAAGCTGTTGCGTATGCGCGAGGAGGAGGAAGTCTCCGGGCTTGAATCGCAGGGCAAAGAACTCCCATTCGAGTCGGAGGCCGAGGAAAACTAG
- the argC gene encoding N-acetyl-gamma-glutamyl-phosphate reductase, whose translation MLKGQEARRLENEETAAVPRTARRTAATQVGIVGASGYTGRELLRLLLQHPRAQVRVAASRSGQGRPVAATLPHLSPPQDLVFSALEDARLGECDAVFFATPQATAMHLAPGLLERGARVIDLSADFRLSSPRQWQRWYAAEGERHACPERLAEAVYGLPEWPRGHRERIARAALVANPGCYPTAVLLALAPLLEQGAVSPRRLIVDAKSGVSGAGRRTEDARLLYAEAAESMQAYSLDGHRHLPEIRQALEAAAQEPVSVVFVPHLSPMRRGILATIYAEIAKPDTDFQALLEERYAAEPFVEVLPPGGSPSTGSTWGSNTCRIAVHRHEDRLVLLSAIDNLVKGAAGQAVQNMNLMFGHAETDGLNRAALCP comes from the coding sequence ATGTTGAAGGGGCAGGAAGCGAGGCGCCTCGAAAATGAGGAGACGGCGGCCGTGCCGCGGACGGCGCGGCGGACCGCCGCGACCCAGGTAGGCATTGTCGGCGCGTCCGGTTATACCGGCAGGGAATTGTTGCGGCTGTTGTTGCAGCACCCGCGGGCGCAGGTGCGGGTTGCCGCCTCCCGCTCCGGGCAGGGGCGGCCCGTGGCCGCGACCCTGCCCCATCTGTCGCCGCCGCAAGACCTGGTCTTCTCCGCCCTGGAAGATGCGCGCCTGGGGGAATGCGACGCGGTTTTCTTCGCCACCCCGCAAGCGACTGCCATGCACTTGGCGCCGGGATTGCTGGAGCGGGGCGCGCGCGTGATCGATCTGTCCGCCGATTTTCGCTTGTCCTCGCCGCGGCAGTGGCAGCGGTGGTATGCCGCGGAAGGCGAACGACATGCCTGCCCGGAGCGGCTTGCCGAGGCGGTGTACGGCCTGCCGGAATGGCCTCGCGGGCATCGCGAGCGCATTGCGCGAGCCGCTCTGGTGGCCAACCCCGGCTGCTACCCGACCGCTGTTCTCCTGGCGCTGGCGCCGCTCCTGGAACAGGGGGCGGTGTCGCCCCGGCGGCTGATCGTGGATGCCAAATCCGGGGTGAGCGGCGCGGGGCGCCGGACGGAGGATGCGCGCCTGCTGTATGCCGAGGCGGCCGAATCCATGCAGGCGTACTCGCTGGACGGCCATCGTCACCTGCCGGAGATTCGGCAGGCGCTGGAGGCTGCGGCGCAGGAGCCGGTGTCCGTGGTTTTCGTTCCTCACTTGTCGCCCATGCGGCGCGGCATCCTGGCGACCATCTATGCCGAGATCGCGAAACCGGATACGGATTTCCAGGCCCTGCTGGAGGAGCGATATGCGGCGGAGCCCTTCGTGGAAGTGTTGCCGCCCGGGGGCAGCCCTTCCACGGGCTCGACCTGGGGCAGCAACACTTGCCGTATTGCCGTGCACCGGCATGAGGATCGCCTGGTGCTGCTGTCGGCGATAGACAACCTGGTCAAAGGCGCCGCCGGCCAGGCCGTGCAGAATATGAATCTCATGTTCGGTCATGCCGAAACCGACGGGCTGAATCGGGCGGCCCTTTGCCCGTAG